Proteins encoded together in one Onychomys torridus chromosome 1, mOncTor1.1, whole genome shotgun sequence window:
- the LOC118579236 gene encoding leukocyte immunoglobulin-like receptor subfamily A member 6: protein MTFTFTALLCLGLTLGLGTPVLAGALPKPVLTVQPDSVVSENMTVTFLCEGTTGAQAYRFYRDRYRYLWRKEIPQELKDKAEFSISKIDHYHAGQYRCQYQTRDGWSEFSDSLELVVTGVYSKPSLSAQPSPVVTEGGNVSLQCVSGQSYDRFILTKEGSQKLSWTLDSEYNSYTRQFQALFSVGPVTPSQRWTFRCYSFHKNSPQVWSESSEPLELLVPGLSKKPSLLTHQGHILDPGKNLTLQCCSDINYDRFALYKVGGADLTQHGVQWTQSGLSLANFTLGSVTPYTAGQYRCYGAYNLSSKWSASSDPLDILITGRFPVVPSLSVKPNSTVHSGDNVTMLCQSTYKVDTFILSKEGADHQPQRLKSKFHIWEFQAEFSMSAVTSDLSGTYRCYGSQDSSPYLLTQASGPVELTVSVTASENQDHTVENLIRMGMAVMILIVLGLLVFEAWGSQRQIHHAAER from the exons ATGACCTTCACCTTCACAGCCCTGCTCTGTCTGG GACTGACTCTGGGCCTGGGGACCCCAGTGCTGGCAG GGGCTCTCCCTAAGCCTGTCCTCACAGTACAGCCAGACTCTGTGGTCTCTGAGAATATGACAGTGACCTTCTTGTGTGAGGGGACCACAGGAGCCCAAGCATACAGATTCTATAGAGACAGATACCGTTATCTATGGAGAAAGGAGATTCCACAGGAACTTAAGGACAAGGCTGAATTCTCAATCTCAAAAATAGACCATTACCATGCAGGGCAATATCGCTGTCAATATCAGACCCGTGATGGCTGGTCAGAGTTCagtgactccctggagctggtggTGACAG gAGTCTACAGTAAACCCAGCCtgtcagcccagcccagccctgtggTGACTGAAGGAGGGAATGTCAGCCTCCAGTGTGTCTCAGGGCAGTCATATGACAGGTTCATTCTGACTAAGGAAGGGTCTCAGAAGCTCTCCTGGACACTGGACTCAGAGTATAACTCCTATACCAGACAGTTCCAGGCCCTGTTCTCTGTGGGCCCTGTGACCCCCAGCCAAAGGTGGACATTCAGATGCTACAGCTTTCACAAAAACAGTCCACAGGTGTGGTCAGAATCTAGTGAACCCCTGGAGCTCCTGGTCCCAG GTCTGTCCAAGAAGCCCTCCTTGCTGACTCACCAAGGCCATATCCTGGACCCTGGGAAGAACCTCACCCTGCAGTGTTGCTCTGACATCAACTATGACAGATTTGCTCTGTACAAGGTGGGGGGAGCTGACCTCACCCAGCATGGGGTCCAGTGGACCCAGAGTGGCCTCTCCTTGGCCAATTTCACACTAGGCTCTGTGACACCCTATACTGCAGGTCAATACAGGTGCTATGGTGCATACAACCTCTCCTCCAAGTGGTCAGCCTCCAGTGACCCCCTGGACATCCTGATCACAG GACGTTTTCCTGTTGTTCCTTCCCTTTCAGTGAAGCCTAACTCCACAGTACACTCTGGAGACAACGTGACCATGCTGTGTCAGTCAACATACAAAGTGGACACTTTCATTCTGTCCAAGGAGGGAGCAGACCACCAACCCCAGCGACTAAAATCAAAGTTTCACATTTGGGAGTTCCAGGCAGAATTCTCCATGAGtgctgtgacctctgacctctcagGCACCTACAGGTGCTATGGATCTCAAGACTCATCTCCCTACCTGCTGACACAAGCCAGTGGCCCTGTGGAGCTCACTGTCTCAG TCACAGCCTCAGAGAACCAGGATCACACAGTGGAGAATCTCATCAGGATGGGGATGGCTGTCATGATCCTCATAGTCCTTGGGCTTCTGGTCTTTGAGGCTTGGGGCAGCCAGAGACAGATCCACCATGCAGCTGAGAGGtaa